The genomic window gaatctcatctagtgaccttcagtagcggacaacactctagccagattgactttgtcctcgtaagaagaaaggacaaacgagcatgcttgggatgcaaggtgataccaggagagtgtgttatttctcaacataagcttttggtagcagactttcattttcaggtgcgtgcccgtagggataaacaagctaagattgaaagaacaaaacggtggaaactgaaagggaagacgtcagaggtattcatggaaagggttatcaaagatggctcttggaaggaagaagaggacataaacaacatgtgggagaagatggtaaccaacattcggaaggtggcctcagaggtgtgtggagtaactaaaggaagtggaggcgaggctatacttggtggtggaacgaggaagtccaaagagttattaaagagaagaaagaatgttatagacgcttgtaccatgacagaagtgtggacaacatagagaagtacaaggtggcaaagaagactgcaaagcgagctgtaagtgtggcaaagggtagagtgtacgaggatctttaccaatatttgagtacgaaggaaggatagaaggacatttataggatggttagggttcgtgagagaaagacaagggacttcaaccaagttaagtgcattaaggatgaaagggagcatctcttggtgaaggaggatgagatctgaCGTCGatgacaagagtattttgacaaattgttcaatggtgagaatatggacacaacatttaaattggatgactcttttgatgacaccaatagacgctttgtgcggagaatccaaaaatctgaggtcagagatgcattgaaaaggatgaaagaagGTAAGACGAtgagaccggatggtatcccaatcgaagtgtggagatgcctcggggacatagctatagtatggctaaccaagttgttcaactatatttttcgatcgaataagatgcctgatgagtggaggagaagtatattggtaccgatctacaagaataaaggggatatttaaagttgtactaattaccggggaattaagttggtgagccatactatgaagctatggaagagagttattgagcatcgcttgagagaaATAACGcgagtctctatgaaccaatttggtttcatgtccggaaggtcaaccatggaagctattttcttaataagacaagttatggagcggtatagggagaagaagaaggacctacacatggtttttattgatttagagaaggcttatgataaaataccaaggaatgttatgtggtgggctttagacaaacataaagtcccaacgaagtacgtcgggctcattaaggacatgtacaacaatgttgtgactagagtttcgaacaagtgatggagacacggatgacttcccgattaggataggactacatcaacggtcagctttgagcccttattgtttgccttagtgatggatgaggtcacaagggacatacagggggacatcccttggtgtatgcttttcgcgaacgatgtagtgctagttgatgaaagccggacaggagtgaatcagaaactggagttatggcgggagactttggagtccaaaggttttagacttagtagaactaaaactgagtatatgagatgtgacttcggcactactactcgggaggaggaagatgttagtttggaaggtcaagtagtgcctaggaaggatacctttcgatatttaggatcaatgctacagagggacggggatattgatgaagatgttagccatagaatcaaagcagggtgaatgaagtggcggcaagcgtctggtgtcctatgtgacaaaagggtaccacagaagctaaaaggcaagttttataggacggcgattagacctgctatgttgtatggtgcagaatgttggcctacgaaaagacgacatattcaacaactaagtgtcgcggaaatgcgtatgttgcgttggatttgcggtcatacaagaagggatcgagttcggaacgatgatatacgtgagagattaggggtagcgccaattgaagaaaagcttgtccaacaccggttgagatggtttggacatgtgcaacggagacctccagatgcaccggtgcgtagtggaatcctaagtcaggatagtaacgtgaagagaggcagaggaagaccgaagttgacttgggtagaggcaataaaaggagacttgaaaggatggaatatacccaaagacttagccttagataggagtgcttggaagacagctattcacgtgcctgaaccttgattgcttctgctgagtttcaactctagcctaccccaacttgtttgggatttaaaggctttgttgttgttgttgttgtatcacCACAACAGCGGCACCAAAAGACGAGGCAAGACCAGAGGAGGCAGTGCCAACCAGCAGTAGTGTTGTCTAAGTCCAATGAGCAAAAAGAGGGCATTTGTCTATTTCGAGTTAAATCTTATGTTATGATTTCTATTTTCCTCTACTGTCGCCATTGCAACAACACCATAGCACTAATATAGCTAGCTTTTGTGGGATACTGTATCCATACAATTCGAACATCTAACCAGTTTTCAAACCGAGTACAGTTACAGATGCTGAATGTACTGGGAATTCATAGGGAACATAAAGAATGATTCTCAACTTACGTGGCCTTCCGCATGTCTTTACCCTTCTTCTTAATAATAGCATCCTTCCTCTTTTCTATAGAAGCCATTTGATGgtctaggttttcaaggtcatcATGTGTAACTGTGTTGACATCATAGAGCATATAACTCAAAATATTTGTTCTAATATGCAACTTTTCAGACAATACCAATGCTGGAGCAAGAACTTATCTCAATTCTTCACGAAGTTGTTTCTCTTCCTGAAGATTTTCTTCTATCCTATTTTGCAGTACACTCAGTTCATCAGCAGCAATCGTTTCAGTGTTTGCTTTGTCAATCTTTTCCTTGCAGGAGCATAATTTTTGCTGATAATCTGATGTTAAGTGCAAAATCATGAAATTAAGATGGCCATAATGTTCCATTTCTGAAGTTTATTGTTGGACAGTAGGTTTCAGGTGCTATCAAACAGTTTGTTGTTAATGTTATCCATATTAGTTCTGCAATATTAAGCGTTGATTCCTGCACTCGTTCTAAGAAACATGTGCCGCTATTACTGCAAACAAGGAACATACATTACCGTTAAATGAATTCAGAGAAGAATGCACTTTTTCAAAGCCAGCAAACATCCAGGTTGTTGAATGTGACACAACAAAAATTTGGTTTTTGGTATGTGGATAGGAAACAGAAACAGTGCAATTGTTTTCTTAACTTTATAAAATTTTGCCAACTTTTAGTCAAGAGGCATGACTAAGAAAATCATTGCATTGTTTCTGTTTTCTAATGTTTTATAGACAAGCATTCCCTATACCCTTTGTCTATTTGTTAGCTGCACGAGCGATTGATCACTGGGACAGGTACTGAGGTACATGTAGAGCTAGTTCTCCAGTAAGCTACCAATTTGTCGAATACTCAGAAGAAAACAGCTGGCTGCTTGAAGGGGAAATACCATATTGGTACCAATGGTGGAAGAAATTTTCGATTAATGCTGCTTGAAGGGGAAATACTATTTTGGTTCCTCTGCACAGAGTCTATTTCTAAGCTTCCCAAGCGATTGGTTACTGGGAAAGGTATATCCAGATATCGATCTTTGGTTTATTCAGGCGTAGAAACTGGAAGGGCTGTAGCTTCTAAGTTGTTTCTCAAAGCTGAATCCATGTGCTGAAAAGGCACCGATGCAAACCAGATGATTTGGGCCGGTACTCCTAACGAAATTGATGAAATAACCTGTTGGCTCAACTCAACCAAAATCACCACTGCACCAAAATTAGCAGTTCTCTGAAATCTTCATCACCCAATTCCTCTACTGGATCAGTCAGTCACGCGTCTCGACCTCACGAGAAGCGAAGAAGGTCACGGGACAACGGGAAACAAGTGAGAGCAGAGCAGGAGAGGAGCAGACCTTTCAGCTGCAGCTCGAGATGGTCGGACTCGGAGCGGCAGGCGGTCGGCAGCAACCGCGCGGCCGCGATCACCTGGGCATTGACATCCGCGTCGTCACTGCAGCGGAGCACTCCCATAAGATCGTCGGCGTAGGAGAGAACGCCGTCCACCTCAAGCCGACAGTCCATATCCGTCGCCATCGAAATGGCTGCCACGCCGCCCGACCCTAACACCCAATTGTGGCGGCGAGGAGCGTGGAGAGGCGTCCGTGAGCCCGTAACTGGTCTATTGGCCTTGCGCTCAACGAGTTCAAAGTTGGGCCCAAAGAAATCGCCGACATGTTTGTTAGACGCAAGGCCATTTTTCGGAAAAAATCCACATTGCCTCTCCCTTGAATTTTGCGAAAGTTTTTTTTCCTCCTTGAACTTTAAAACCGAGTAAACCACCTCTCTaaaaacttttaaaaccgttcgttttacctATCTGACCGGTTATAAGCGATTTTCAAAGCCagttttatctttttcttttttatttattttgcctGAAAttttaaaaatcatagtaaatcatagaaaaatcataaaatggaaattctaattttgttggactccacataagtagatctacacagtgcaTATATGacatggtatgctttagtataatttttttaCTGTAGCTTTGGATCTatacttttctataattaattcatagctacagtttctatggtccaattgtggtgaaatttttatggtgggctagtTATTGTAtacttgaactgtagtaaaaaattcatactcattggatcatgtataacttagttgtagatttataaatactttttgagatgcatacacctaaataaatctataattaAGTTATAAAGGATTCAATGAGTATGaattttttactatagttcaataaTATAATAATTAGTccatcataaaaattttacaATAATTGGACCATcgaaactgcagttatgaattaATTACGGAaaatcatagatctaaagctacaacaaaaattttgtactaaagcataccatattatgtgttcactatgtagatctactcatgtagagtctaacaaaattggattttttattttatattttttccgtgatttactatgattttttaaagatttagccaaaataaataaaaaagaaaagagacaaaaccgcctttgaaACCCGCTTATAACCAGTCAGGGAGATAAAACGAATGATTTTAAAAGTTCAGTAAGGTGGTTTACCTAATTTTAAACTTCAGGGAGGAAAAGCAAGCATTCGCAAAAGTTGAGGAGGTAACGTggacttttttctttttctattgtcTTTTTGCGGCCCATGTCAAGAGTTTTTTTAAACCAAAAAAACTAGTGTATACATAGGCACTCATCATATACACATGCCGACACGTGCGCATTGATCTTGTTAACATACACACATCATACCCGTATCCGTATCATCCCAACGTAGAAGAAAACTCAATGTCTTTCGGTCTTTCTAAATCCAAACAATGACAAGATTACCTATTACCAACAACAACAAAATTCAGGTTGTGGCAGACGGTGTCTGTCGTCCCTAGCAACAGTGTGTTGATACATTAGTACTAGGATTTTAAATTTGCCACCCGATGATGCGGTCATTTTTTTTGCAACGCCTCAAAGCCTGTTTTTTTGGGGGCTTTTTGCACACCTGGGAAGTGCTCTCGTGGGCTCGTGGCTAGACGCAATGGTGGACCACCCTAGCTTGAGCGGCCAGGACGCACCACATGGTGTTGGTCTGTTGGAGCCAGAGCCaccagtgcagtgcagtgcaggtgcaggtgcaggtgcagcgTCGTCGCAGCGCCCAGACTGTAGTAGTACCAGGAAAGCACCGCTTTCATGGCAGCATCTGACAAATGGACACGGACGCGCTGACACGATGGATGCAGACCGAGGAATCGATCGCGTACGGGCGAGGGGCGATCCGGCCCGGTCCCTCCATCGCGTACGAGCTGCGCGCCGGCGTCCGTCGGTGACACTACTGGTCACTGGTCAGCGTTGCGATCACTGTAGCCACGGTAATGCTCCGTCCGTGCGGCGGTTTCTCCACGATCACGATCATGAGCGCGCGTCCGGCCGTCGTCTGATCGTGCCGTGCGCAGCCTCTCGAACGTGCTTTTAATTTGCGCGGCGGCAAAGCAAAGTGGCGCACCGCCGTACGCAAGGGCTGACAGCGCCCAAGGGCCGGCCAAGGCCATGCTCGTCGCGTGAACAGCGACTTGCCCCGGTTAATGTGGTCGTAGCCCTAGCCCCTCGATAGGTTTCATGGTGGTGTCTTGACAAGAGCACCCGTCCATGAGTCCATGTGTGGCTACAGTGTCTGGCAGTTGAGAAATCGAAGCTGCAACAGCAAGCTGTTCCAAACACTCCAACAGTCATCAAGGCTGGACCATCCATGATCTAGTAGCAGCTACAGTGtgctaagtttttttttttttgatagccCTGAGGCAAGCTTTATAGTTACGTCGTCCGATAATAATTGAAGAATAAAACTAGGGGGGGTCTTCGTCCTAGATACAATTTGTTTTAGAAATCATAGCTTGCCTAGCTAGCTCGTGTGCCACTTTGTTTGCTTCCCTATTTAAGTGCTCAATGGAAATCTCTTGGAATCCATTCCAGACTATACTGCACTCATCATAAATTGCAGCAACTGAGTTCGCAGTAAATCCTCCATTCTCCATAGTTTCAACGACCTCCAAACAATCAGATTGAACAAATCGATTACCTCCAATCTGTTGAGCTAGCATCAGTCCCTCCTTAAGAGCAAAAGCTTCGGCCATTGGTGCATCAACAAGATAGAGGATAAAGGTATTTGAAGCTGTGATCATACCCCCAGAGCCATCTCGAATAATAGCACCCGTACTGCCGCAGCCATTATCCTCATCAAAAGAAGCATCAATATTCAGTGAGATATAACCCTCCCTTGGTTTTTTCCATTCCTGTTTTATCTTAGCATCTTTCTTCATTGCTAACTTGTAATTCTTTGTTAAAGAAACAATCGCTAATCCTGATCTTGAAAGTGGCTGTACTGTTTCTCCATGAGTTAGCTGTCTTCGTTCCCACCACAGGTACCATCCACCAGTCAAGAGAAGTTCAGCAAAACCCACATTTAGATCATAAATCTGCTCACCTCTATTAATTATTTCTTCCAACACAACAGATCCCGATTGGTCAGCCTCCAGCAGATATCGAATTTTCTCCCAGATTCCTATCGATCTCCGTACTGCTTTGGCTCGATCACAAGTGAAGATCAAGTGTTTAATGTTTTCTGCTCCATTCTGACAGACCGGGCATCCTCCATTAGGAACAATATGCCTATTTGCTAATATAGCATTGCACGGCATCAATTCCTTAATAGCTCTCCAAGCAAAAAAATTTATCTTCCCCGGCAAATCGAGCTTCCAAAGATTCTTCCAAATCCGGCAATTGCTAGTACCCCTATCCTGCATAGTAGCCATTCTAGCTCCAAATTTCTTTTTCCATTGGACATGATAAGCTGATCTGACTGAGAACATACCGTTTCTATTATAGTGCCAAGCAACGCAATCATCTCTCCCTGAAGTAATAGGTATCTGTAAAATGCAATTGACATCAACCTCCAGGATAGAGCGTACCAGATCCTCGTCCCATGAAGCATTCACTGGATTAATAAGCTCATCCACCGTACTGACTAGATTGTTCCCTCTACATGTCTGAACTTTCATGTTATGGCTGCCAGGTATCCAATTGTCCTCCCATATTTTTATCTGTGTTCTATCACCAACCCTCCAGATATATCCCAATTTAAAACAATCAAGGCCGGCTAAAATACTTTGCCAAGTATAAGAACTACCACTTTTCATTTTTGCATTTAGCAATTTACCATCAGGATAATAACGTGCTCTCAATACTTTAGCACATAATGAATCAGGCTCCCTTAGCAGTCTCCATACTTGCTTTGCCAACATTGCCAAATTAAAAGATTGTATATCTCTAAATCCCATACCTCCTGATCCCTTTGGCATACACATTTTCCACCATTCTTGCCAATGGATCCTCTTATGATTATTGTCATCACCCCACCAGTACTGCGAAATAGCATTTGTTATTCCTTTGCAAATTTTATTAGGAATTTTGAATAGCTTGAGCAATAGATTTTATCAGGATCTCCTTGCCTCCCAGACTCAGAAGCTTCTCCTTCCATCCATTGATTCTAGAATTCACCCGATCAATAAGATGCCAGAAGCAGTCACTTCGATCAGTCCCCACCATCGCTGGTAAGCCCAAATATTTATCACCAAGAGCTTCAGTCATGATATTAAGGGCTTCACAGAcctccacttttgcatcaacattagTGTTGTTTGAGAAGAAAATACTTGACTTTGCTTCACTGACCTTCTGCCCCAAATTAGCACAATATCTATTCAAAATATCAATCAAGCAGTCCGCATTCTTCTTATCAGCATGCATTAAAATGAGAGAGTCATCTGCAAATAGTAAATGTGAGATAACAGGAGCTGCCCTACACACCTTGACACCCTCCAATTCCCCTCTTTCCTCAGCACCCTTTAGCATAGCAGATAGGCCTTCTGCAACTAGAAGGAAGAGGTATGGTGACAATGGATCACCCTGCCTCAAACCCCTTGTTGGTACGATGGCGTCAGTTTCCACAGAATTGAAACGAATCGTATACTTGACCGATTTTACACAAGCCATAATAAGCTTGACCCATCTTTGGTCAAAACCAAACTTCATCATAATTTTTTCAAGGAAACCCCATTCAACCCTATCATAAGCCTTCTGCATATCCAGCTCAACAGCACATAAACCTctatttcctttttttctttttcatagtaTGTATGCATTCATACGCCAATAAAATATTATCTGTAATCAGTCTCCCCGGAACAAAAGCACTTTGATGGTGGCTTATGATATCTGGTAACATAACTTTTAGTCTACTTGATAAGATCTTTGAGATTACCTTGTAAACCACATTGCAAAGAGAAATTGGTCTGAACTGAGCGACTTTATCTGGATTATCCACTTTAGGAATCATGACAATAGTGTGCTAAGTTACCTATCAAGAGTAGTAGCATAAACTCTTAGAGGGGGCTTTGCTATGATACCTCCAAATAACTGTGGACCGTTGATTTAGATGGAGGTAATATaagaaatatatatttatatctatTTTTAGTTTGAGAAATAGGGAAAATAAGGAAAATAACTACCAAACAAATCTGACgtgcatgcacatgcatgctgCATAGATCTGTGCTGATATTTCCCAACGTC from Miscanthus floridulus cultivar M001 chromosome 11, ASM1932011v1, whole genome shotgun sequence includes these protein-coding regions:
- the LOC136493925 gene encoding kinetochore protein SPC24 homolog, giving the protein MATDMDCRLEVDGVLSYADDLMGVLRCSDDADVNAQVIAAARLLPTACRSESDHLELQLKDYQQKLCSCKEKIDKANTETIAADELSVLQNRIEENLQEEKQLREELRVTHDDLENLDHQMASIEKRKDAIIKKKGKDMRKATYKLSMCVSVTNIFPNLEDQDKISSYTVDKNGKKIPKFEFENTTPPVEICNTLWKTI